The genomic window gtatttttattcttttcatatCATTCTttaattcattcttttttttttactcattttcactattttaatttttgtcatcCCTTAGttttctctatattttttttaaccaatgcatttattttattttctatttaaatataatttattcattcatttatcgTTCCAACGGTTTCACATCACATAGAGATATGGCTTAACTATAGTTTGtaaagcttggacaattctcatcttataagtcaattttgtaGAGTTGAAATAACTCTAaaatcaaaattggttttgaacaAATGTTGTTAGCTTGCAAGTAAAAGCTTTAAGAATCAGGCTTTTGTTATTCAATAGTGAAAAATGAATCCCCCAGAAGTCTTGTTAGAACTCCATATGATCTAGACAATGAAAATTGTGTTActatataataacaaaatacaCATTAATTGTATATATTCATTTGCAATGCCATTATTCAAGAATCAcaacaaacaaatgaaaaaaaataggaaaaaggGAATGAATCTATTCATTTCCATCAGAGTCATCATCAAATATGTACAAGTATGGAATGACAGTAGTGCGATCAACCAATTCATTTTGAGATACTTCAGTGTTTTCCCCAGGTGAGCTCCAACCTAATCTTTGAATATACACTGCATCATAAGCTTCAATATTCAATCCTGAAGCAAGAAATAGTTGAATCTCATACACAAATCTGTCTGTTCTTGCTCCCAAAAAAGGCCTTACTGCTTCAGAGACTGATATCTTGAATTCCTCCTGTTTCTTTTCAGGTGCATTTATGTGCAACTTCTGCTCTCTACTGTAAGTTAGAGAATTAACAGTATCAAGACCATCACTCTTTTTCAAACTCATATTGTTACAACAACTTGAAATGCATGAAGAAACTTACCTTGTCCATAATGGTTTTACCACACCAAAGATATGGTGCACAATGATTTCAACATCCTCCTCCTAAAGATTAAGCAAAATGAGGTACGACTTATGAGTAAAGAATTAGaccatgtttggataaacaacttaatgaAATGCTTTAGTATAAATGTTTATCATAAAAGTGGTTATGTATAatctatttctataacaaaaggtaaaataaagtcaaactgtttggATATAAGCTACAAGTTGTTTTCACAAATTATCTTGGAAAGCTTGtggaaataaattgaaaacagtctatggacatgtcataaattGTTTCCATAAGATCTCCAAATCAGTCTGACAAGTACTTATCctagtagataaactcaaataagtcaatccaaactgACTCTGAATTATGCAATCACTAAACCAGCCCCACTCTCTCGCTCTGTCTCCTTTACCAAACGAAAACTAACCAAAAAGGGAGAGGAGAATCCAAAATTTCATTGATAATTAGGCGCATGCATACAGTGCTAGAATTAAAGAAAATGCAACATAATCTGAATCCACATACTGTAGTAGATAAGTAAGTTGTTAGGATGGGAACAATTTACATTGACCTAAGAGGGAATGCAATAACAAGCCGTTAATTTGAGGGTTGGGTAGTTCAATTGGTTTGAGCTAAGGGTTTAAGTTAAATGATTAGGGTTTTGATAGGACCCGTGATCATAAAAGCCCAATTGGAGAGGAAATGGATGAAGTGGCAGGTTAGTTAGAGATTGTGAGAGAAAATACACGTGAGAGGGAGTATATAAGGTGTGTGAAAGGGAAAGAGAGAATTCATTCAGATATTTTCTGTTAGAAACCATTTGGTTTGGCTTAGGGAGAGAATATCTCTTCTCTAAGAGGAGCTTAGCTCTGGGCAGTAGGAGTATATTCTAATGTAATTTCCCCCttttcataaataaaacttTTCATTGTTAACTGTTTTATGTGCTATTttatccattcatttttggGTTCCTATCAGTTTTGAACCCTAGTGAAGGCTGATAAATCAACTAACCTGGGTAAGAGCTTGAATTTCCCTTGTTAACCAAGTCTGAAGCCAGTTGTTTGGCTGATTATACTTGCGAGATTTCCAATATTGTGGTATATTGAATATGTCTTCTAAGAAACCTACTCAtacaaagttaaaaataaaCCATACAGTTATAAAATATTCCAGACATATAAAATGACACACAAATACCATTATTGTGCAAGAAATTAGTTAAATGAAAGGTGGTAGAAGACATAAACCTTGTTGAGTATAGTAGCTTTGTAATCTATATCTGTGTGCTTTGGATAAGATAAAACTGcacacacaaataaaataaaaaattgtaaaatgagAGTTCTGCTAAGGATCTGTTTGGCAAGATACATTTTTGAACTTATAGCTTAAAAGCTCGTAGACTTGTTTGGTAACTAACATTTTTtcatgagcttataacttatttagattagcttatagctgataagctTAGCAACTttttacccctatcatcttacttgaaaaaattaaatattgattatacatatatttatgtcatttcatatttataagctagttcaaccgctaactttaccaaacattataaattcaatcAACCAGCTTATAAGCTATTCGCTATAGCCTATAAGGCATAAACTATCCATATGCTATAAAGCTAACTTATAAGTTATCCGGTATTAAGTAAATTAAGTAAGGCAAAGTGACGAACCAATCTTCAACATTGTGATGATTTATATAATAGCGTTGAAAGCAATCTCCATCAACTCCATGTATGATAGAAAAATTATCTGTCTGCATAATAATAGACATAataaagttcaaattcaatagcatgataaataaataaataaataaataagattatGATTATAAGCTGGAAGAGTAATAATAAGCAAACCTTACAAAGGGGGCATTTTACGGAAGAAGGTGGAGTATGATTCTTAGCAGAAACGACTTTGGTCCAACGCAAAATGCAATTGAAGCAAAACTGATGTAAACAGTGATCGAGATAGGAAAGTTGAATGAATGGTCCAAGGCAGATTGGGCAAATTGAATCATGCGAATTGCTCGCCGATTCATCTTCCATTCTTTCTGCTGCAAATTACAATTAGCTTCTTCGGTCGGTGTCAGTGGTAAATCGCTTATTAGGAGAATGATGATCCGTCAATTTTAGagattaaaattgcatttattatcaaaaaaattgcatttaatattatttttttcttttattttattttagaatttttttttttttattttatttttgtccagATTAGAGTGGCACACTATGTCACCACTCTCATAGTTTAGTTTAGTTGGTATGGACATTGTATTTTATATTCAGCGCCATAATTTGAACTATGAATACCCCACATATCCACTTAAAGAtggaatttctaaccactaagtaaaaaaaaaaaaaaaagagtggcACGCTATATCTTTACGAAGAACTACCGAATTTAGATTGGTCCTTCAATAATGTCCCCTTTTCCTTTTTAACGgttaaattttgtttatgaaGAAAGaacacttaattttttattaataaaaggaaaatattCAACGATAGTTACAGCAAACTCAAATATTATAAACTCTTAAAAATCATCCATATGAGAACGATCGaaacaacaataaaagaaaaaggtcACATCCCATGCTACCGTAAACGTAATAAACTCTGACGAATACCATCATCCCACTCATTCTATTCTAACTTCATAGGCAACCTCCAAAACGGTAGCATTGGAGCCAAACAAGAACCATTGCACCATAAACCAATTGTCTTCGTAATAATACAATTGAAAGCAAAACAACAACACACCGATCCAAACAAAAATAAGGCCAACCAGGAAACACAACCAATGCAACAGGCGTCAAAGTGAGAAACAAGACACACAACATTAGTAGAGAACCCTGAAGTGAAATTGGACGCTACAAGTCACTCTCATTCggatatcaaatcaaatttgtTCAAATAAGAATCACCATTCGACGACGATAAAGAAACAACCACGACACAAGAAACACCTTCAATAATATCCATAAtagcttctttttttaaaaCGCGGATGTCCCTGCTAGCTATGGAGGGCTATGTTTTATTTTACTCTAATAATAGGAGCATATCCAAATAGGATTATATCCAAATAActtgtaccaaaataaataaaaataaaatatatccaaataaaaaatgatgacacgtaaataaaaataacaaaagtcATCTCATAGTATTGTAAATGTTGATATTATTAGGTTGAACGTCTTCACTCGATTTAAACTCATAATCTTATATATAGTTGTTAAAATCTCgttttaaattgtaaacttTATAGATTGTACGTTTTTAAGTATGACTTTCGTGTTAAATCGGAGCTAAAATCATTTTGAGTAAAATCAGACGTCAAAACGAGTTTAAATGATTTAACTCCCTATAAAATCAGTAAAATCACTTAAACTCGGATATTTTCACCTAATggttgaaatttatttttttatcgattcaaaagttcaattttatcatattaagaaataaatacaatatcgtgtctagagagacatgatattttttttataatagtatatattaataattataggAGTAACAATTATTTACACTCGtggttattttttataatagtatactatgtttgttcttttttataagcaaaaattcataGTTAAATAATTGATTATCATGTcttatagactaaatacatcataCATGATATAATAAgggtttgaaaaaataaaataatagtggTTAAAATATACAATCACTATGTATTTTAATCGTATATAATATCCAATCTTACATTACATGACATGGATGATtcaaagagtcatatttaatatgtggaaaaaatgagagatattATTTCTTTGCAAGATATATTGGTAGGTACATAGTTGTTATGTTATTTGTTGCTGAAATGTATGACCgcagtcattttttttttggttaccatgATTGACTATAGTTATGTTTACCtaatgaaaatgagagaaaatcaaCTAAGTGTAAaatatctaatatttaaaatttatttttaatttaaatttaataatatattgattttgtcatattttctttaattattcttcataaaacttaaatttctaaattaaaaattaacttattaATTTCAGATTACGTTCAATGTTAAATAAgttaaagtatatattatatatgtttattttatgagtttaaGAGTTTAATCTATGTTTCAATTTCACTTAGCCAAAATGAGTTGatataaaaattagattttgacAACATTGATCTTATAGTGTGTTTAtgagctatgaagcacggacacctcTAGAATTAAGCGTGTCACGGTGTCGGACATGTGTCGGTGTCTAACACTTATATGACACTCGTACGACACATGTCGGAACACTCATACAAGTGACCTAAAAAACTTGTATTTTCTTTTGCTTCGACAATCCTTGGAATGGTGTCTGATACCTATATAACAATCATACAACACGTGTCGGGCTACTCAGACAAgtgttacaaaataatttattttttctttgcttcaAGCTGACCCTAGACACCTCAAAACAATGTTGATCAATGATGTTATTTTTGAAATAGATCAATGAGAAAGGGTTAAAGACATTAAATTTGATTACAacatttttaactttttcaatatagatggataaataaaggtcaaatactatcatatctcattttagaactttttcataaaataaattgatcaatttagatcttttataattaatgttactaatttatttaaggcttaattgcagttttggtccccctattttcatcaTTGGTCcacctattttaaaatttgacgtTTTGGTCCTCCTAGCatatattttgtctaaaatatgGTGATACAATGTGTTTTAAATTAACTTTATCaagaatttttcttataatttcatCAATGTTGGTATTTGCTCATTGTCATATCATATGCCACGTCGTTTAAAACATATtaatttatagttaaaaattatgatagggggaccaaaactgtcaagttttaaaataggggcaCTAAAACtacaaaatagtaaaaataggagaccaaaactacaattaaacctttatttaattataataaaaaaatacatgtaaCAGTATCGGTGTCCTGTGTTTTTAAATTGTCGGACGTGTCGATGTCAGTCAGAATCCGTACTTTAATAGTTTATGAGTTTTAGTAGGTCTGAGCATCGGTCGGGTTCGGGCCGAAAATCACTAAATCGATAAAAACcgcaaccatttaatttggacccaatTTCGACCGTCTATATCTTCGGTTTTTCGGGTTCGGGTCATACGGGTGACGGGTTGAACGGATCGGTTATTACGGGTTAGAtcgaaactttgtttacatctaaaactccTTCATTCtccaaaaattcataattttcgaatagtttaatacctcgtacacaatgcaacaaaagatagacgaagtaaattaaaaaacaaagagggttagatgcagttactttcttttaatatgtagatctaaagacaataaaatatcaagtagaagagacgtagaaattaaaatagatctagaatatatataggggagagatcaaattacaccgctcaataacgctttaacgaatacaatttttacaaaatccaccgttggatagaaagcttatatcgtatagatcatccatgttgaattttacaaaaatctaaaatcgtttgataggttattgagatcgatgaagattaatggtttatgtatttttattgaatacagttaatcttgatctatctcaaaaacatatcaaacga from Trifolium pratense cultivar HEN17-A07 linkage group LG1, ARS_RC_1.1, whole genome shotgun sequence includes these protein-coding regions:
- the LOC123922689 gene encoding uncharacterized protein LOC123922689 isoform X2; its protein translation is MEDESASNSHDSICPICLGPFIQLSYLDHCLHQFCFNCILRWTKVVSAKNHTPPSSVKCPLCKTDNFSIIHGVDGDCFQRYYINHHNVEDCFILSKAHRYRLQSYYTQQGFLEDIFNIPQYWKSRKYNQPNNWLQTWLTREIQALTQEEDVEIIVHHIFGVVKPLWTREQKLHINAPEKKQEEFKISVSEAVRPFLGARTDRFVYEIQLFLASGLNIEAYDAVYIQRLGWSSPGENTEVSQNELVDRTTVIPYLYIFDDDSDGNE
- the LOC123922689 gene encoding uncharacterized protein LOC123922689 isoform X1; the encoded protein is MEDESASNSHDSICPICLGPFIQLSYLDHCLHQFCFNCILRWTKVVSAKNHTPPSSVKCPLCKTDNFSIIHGVDGDCFQRYYINHHNVEDCFILSKAHRYRLQSYYTQQGFLEDIFNIPQYWKSRKYNQPNNWLQTWLTREIQALTQEEDVEIIVHHIFGVVKPLWTSREQKLHINAPEKKQEEFKISVSEAVRPFLGARTDRFVYEIQLFLASGLNIEAYDAVYIQRLGWSSPGENTEVSQNELVDRTTVIPYLYIFDDDSDGNE